A stretch of the Sulfurihydrogenibium subterraneum DSM 15120 genome encodes the following:
- the murA gene encoding UDP-N-acetylglucosamine 1-carboxyvinyltransferase — translation MIKEEIKLKEALIVEGGHKLEGVLEVSGAKNAALPNMAATILTDEEVVIENLPNLLDIQTMEKLLTNIGVKVNHIKEKTYSFKVDNITSLTAPYDLVSKMRASILILGPMLTRFGYAEVALPGGCSIGTRPVDLHLKALEKMGAQITLEHGYIKAYAPKGLKGAHIFFDKITVTGTENIMMAAVLAEGKTVIENAALEPEVVDLAEMLKKMGANIKGEGTHRIEIEGVKSLKGTYHTVIPDRIEAGTFAVLSALTDGKIIIKNYPSHYLEYVDEILEKIGISVVKLSDNEVIIKRKDTLKPVNVETKEYPLFPTDLQAQFMTLLCFADGVSEITENIFENRFMHVPELNRLGADIDIKGKTAIVKPVKKFSGAHVKATDLRASAAMVIAGLVAEGETTIHSIYHLDRGYEHIDEKLKSIGAKIRREVIEE, via the coding sequence ATGATAAAGGAAGAGATAAAGTTGAAAGAGGCTTTGATAGTTGAAGGAGGACACAAGTTAGAAGGGGTCTTAGAAGTTTCAGGTGCAAAAAATGCAGCTCTTCCAAATATGGCTGCAACAATCTTAACAGATGAAGAAGTTGTAATAGAAAACCTTCCAAATTTATTAGACATACAAACAATGGAAAAATTACTTACAAACATTGGAGTTAAAGTAAATCACATAAAAGAAAAAACTTACAGCTTTAAGGTAGATAATATCACTTCTCTAACAGCTCCCTATGATCTTGTAAGTAAAATGAGAGCTTCAATACTTATTCTTGGTCCTATGCTTACAAGGTTTGGATATGCAGAGGTTGCTCTTCCAGGAGGATGCTCTATAGGAACTCGTCCAGTAGACCTTCATCTAAAAGCGTTAGAAAAGATGGGAGCCCAGATAACTTTAGAACACGGATACATAAAAGCTTACGCTCCAAAAGGATTAAAAGGAGCTCACATTTTCTTTGACAAGATAACAGTTACAGGAACAGAAAACATAATGATGGCTGCAGTTTTAGCAGAAGGTAAAACCGTTATAGAAAATGCCGCATTGGAGCCAGAAGTAGTAGATTTAGCAGAAATGCTAAAAAAAATGGGAGCAAACATAAAAGGAGAAGGCACCCACAGAATAGAAATAGAAGGGGTTAAATCTTTAAAAGGAACTTACCACACTGTTATTCCTGACAGAATAGAGGCAGGAACTTTTGCAGTTTTATCAGCTTTAACAGATGGAAAGATAATTATAAAAAACTATCCAAGCCACTACCTTGAATACGTTGATGAAATTTTAGAAAAGATTGGAATATCTGTAGTTAAACTTTCTGATAACGAAGTTATTATAAAAAGAAAAGATACATTAAAACCAGTTAATGTAGAAACAAAGGAGTATCCTCTATTCCCTACAGACCTGCAAGCTCAATTTATGACCTTACTTTGCTTTGCTGATGGAGTGTCAGAGATTACAGAAAATATTTTTGAAAACAGGTTTATGCACGTACCAGAGTTAAACAGGCTTGGAGCTGATATAGACATAAAAGGCAAAACCGCCATTGTCAAACCTGTTAAAAAATTTAGTGGAGCTCACGTAAAAGCTACAGATTTAAGAGCAAGTGCTGCAATGGTAATAGCTGGTTTGGTTGCAGAAGGAGAAACAACAATCCACAGTATTTACCACTTAGACAGAGGCTATGAACACATAGATGAAAAACTAAAATCAATAGGTGCAAAAATAAGAAGAGAGGTTATAGAAGAATAG